One region of Drosophila subobscura isolate 14011-0131.10 chromosome J, UCBerk_Dsub_1.0, whole genome shotgun sequence genomic DNA includes:
- the LOC117895640 gene encoding arginine-glutamic acid dipeptide repeats protein isoform X1, protein MAASTQGEIRVGPGHQVNDVYAKLPDYNPISSFPIDKETDERELEESRWSPGVVADGDLLMFLRAARSMAAFQGMCDGGLEDGCLAASRDDTTINALDVLHDSGYDPGKALQALVKCPVSKGIDKKWTEDETKKFIKGLRQFGKNFFRIHKDLLPHKDTPELVEFYYLWKKTPGANNNRPHRRRRQSALRRNRVTRANNNTPPKKEDTPEPQTATTAATATGSASETASRSSPAVSKEENSSLTEDDASECDSDSSLTNKRDESPSRMRTRNKQQNNNTNNNNNNTNSSSSSSNNTNSSSSSSTASNSGSGGGGGSGSGGGIGASSVGGSSALGGVGAGAAAGAAATNSSTKDQSNTNNAVANGKRPKRGSETPDAAAGGGASSVDSPKTPTKAVAESSATKRKGGKQDTPNKKKRTEQEQAHDQQAASAGTGAAAAEENSSSSLKEKRKQQQQQQQQQRADSPVESMNSDSRPDSALDDGESNTTDTTTAEQQSNKDSKELLLSCKEERELTANDGGLEPKAEEKSIKAELASEDGSKEAISIKNMDEETNIQAPNSVDGLLLKESAVSTIQQDGGVPPVNPVAAPLTMKVPTIATVEALNASVERKEAIEKMETCDSDPELLKKLATIKQEVTPQQQQQQQTPQQLNPISIQPPPVCAPTETTVYIKKEPMDDSMDATCNQNSNEPQDLKVKIEIKNEDSLKHNAGGMPPTLPGAPTAQMHSHSMAGGDSGQPPLGEPLHLSHLPHGQQPLQPPPASYLIDGQLKYGPPGGQQQQQQQQQQQQPPQPPQLHSDPAGAGGNAPGGPNTPQKYAPEMEMKFTPQDLKYPPPPPLDALKYSQEMQAVAAAAAAAAAAAAGKYDMKYMIEQPGKYPVELSAAHQPPSKQGYQDSLKIPDVKSGFGHLPHNMASQLDVAHKYGPPPTSQEQQQQQQSQQPAHQVPPGATPPPGIAMPKPHYQHDVQTPPLGRPFEPGMMHKYGDPLVGKYGPPQPQDLKYPMPPVVSAAGPPVDVKPYGENLIKSSPYGPPPESPIDASSRSTPGQDSQGSNSNSQPSSMAPQPQQFQSPHPSPHMPSPAGGGLPPGMHPQNLIHGLPPGAGAGGPQPPPPPTSLHQQQSSSGPPGMHPGLHPGQHSQMSVASSMPPSSIGIPPTLSTMAPSHMHPHMHPHHLQQVLHRPHDMPPSMHPHAPMPMSLQGHPQHGHGLPPQQQQQQQQQQQPGGPAGTVRTPSPAQHPPRSMHDPQSREQPPTSQPSTTMAGSGGHGNPHQSPHTHRTSPLPGLAGNGHPPPGLLGHPMPIHPHLAHLPPGHPAHAALAHPGHHLLSHSIAGLGPGGGPIALLAGPGGLGLPESALSRRTPPSHMPHSHVSSAPNTPHSVASMTSSSMALTTSTVPSSAFSRASPSVQISSGGAGSAGPGGSGSSNTPGGGNNSSAAAAAAAAAHRAASPASSVSSLSRQSPLHPVPQSPLSHHPSSSALSAAAAAVAERDRHALLRQQSPHMTPPPVSNASGLMASPLSKMYAPQPGQRGLGTSPPPHLRPGASPPVIRHPQMPLPLPLIAPGGGIPQIGVHPGQSPYPHPLLHPSVFYSPHHHPFNSPYGYAPYGPGFPAYMKPPPPSGPLDPAAVMAAHHAGLQGPPQQQQQQRQDEQNAAAAAAARDAAEKQHHQAAAAAAAKQQQQQQQQQQQQQQQQQQMKGPQQQQQQGGQPPNKPPTPKTPQGPGGPGVPVGMGGPGTPTGLPPGAYPGSHMPGYPPGPPHGSPFAPQDGQPHGMKPTSHMDALRAHAHSANSSGMGGGHHPTEPLPIDIEPDPEPEIPSPTHNIQRGPSPEAKPDDTECHRSQSAIFVRHIDRGDYNSCTRTDLIFKPVADSKLARKREERDRKLAEKERERRQQQQQQQQQQQQQQAAAAQQAAQQAKMKAELKPPYADTPALRQLSEYARPHVAFSPVEQMVPYHHPMGPMYRERELEEIKNAQAAAASQSRIDPHWMEYYRRGIHPSQFPLYANPAISQMERERLGIPPPHHVGLDPGEHMVRMIRLTREYHAHSHTHLHLPLHPQPQPPEAGFQLPPNVGQYPRPNMLIPREPHSDVLLRMSYADQLQYLQAAEFQRQSLHDQYFRQRPR, encoded by the exons ATGGCGGCCTCCACTCAAGGAGAAATTCGAGTGGGTCCCGGCCACCAGGTAAACGATgtctat GCAAAACTGCCCGATTATAATCCAATCTCAAGCTTCCCCATCGACAAGGAAACCGATGAACGTGAACTAGAGGAATCAAGATGGAGTCCAGGCGTTGTGGCCGATGGCGATTTGTTAATGTTCTTGCGTGCTGCCCGCTCGATGGCCGCATTTCAAGGAATGTGTGATGGCGGACTAGAAGACGGTTGTTTGGCTGCCAGTCGCGACGACACAACAATTAACGCACTCGACGTG CTACACGATTCTGGCTACGATCCAGGCAAAGCTCTACAAGCACTAGTTAAGTGCCCCGTTTCGAAGGGCATCGACAAGAAGTGGACCGAGGACGAAACGAAAAAGTTCATCAAGGGTCTGCGACAATTTGGCAAGAATTTCTTTCGCATCCACAAGGATCTGCTGCCGCACAAGGACACACCCGAACTGGTCGAGTTCTATTATCTGTGGAAGAAGACGCCCGGCGCCAACAACAATCGCCCGCATCGGCGACGCAGACAGAGCGCCTTGCGACGCAATCGTGTCACGCgagcaaataataatacacCTCCCAAGAAGGAGGACACACCGGAACCACAAACTGCGACgacggcggcgacggcgacggggTCGGCGTCAGAGACGGCGAGTCGATCATCGCCCGCTGTCTCCAAGGAGGAGAACAGCTCTCTCACCGAGGACGACGCCAGCGAGTGTGACAGTGATTCGAGTCTGACCAACAAAAGGGATGAATCACCCTCTAGGATGAGGACGCGCAATaaacaacagaacaacaacaccaacaacaacaacaacaacaccaacagcagcagcagcagcagcaacaacaccaacagcagcagcagcagcagcacggccagcaatagcggcagcggcggcggcggtggcagtggcagtggcggtggcattgGTGCATCATCCGTCGGCGGCAGCTCTGCGTTAGGCGGCGTCGGTGCAGGCGCCGCTGCAGGTGCCGCGGCCACCAACAGCTCCACAAAGGATCAGTCGAACACCAACAACGCTGTGGCGAATGGCAAGCGGCCGAAGCGAGGCTCCGAGACGCCCGATGCAGCGGCCGGCGGTGGAGCCTCCTCGGTGGACAGTCCCAAGACACCCACCAAGGCGGTGGCCGAGAGTTCGGCCACCAAGCGCAAGGGCGGCAAGCAGGACACGCCCAACAAGAAGAAGCGCACCGAACAGGAGCAGGCGCACGATCAGCAGGCGGCCAGCGCTGGCACGGgcgcggcagcagcggaggagaacagcagcagcagcctcaaggAGAAgcgaaagcagcaacagcagcagcagcagcagcagcgggccgACAGCCCGGTGGAGAGCATGAACTCGGACAGCAGGCCGGACTCTGCGCTGGACGATGGCGAATCGAATACGACGGACACGACCACCGCCGAACAGCAGTCCAACAAGGAcagcaaggagctgctgctcagctgcaAGGAGGAGCGTGAGCTGACCGCCAACGATGGTGGACTGGAGCCCAAAGCGGAGGAGAAATCCATCAAGGCGGAGCTCGCCTCGGAGGATGGCAGCAAGGAGGCGATTTCCATCAAGAACATGGACGAGGAGACGAACATCCAGGCGCCCAACAGCGTCGATGggctgctgctcaaggagtCTGCTGTCAGCACAATCCAGCAGGATGGCGGTGTGCCGCCGGTTAATCCTGTGGCCGCGCCCCTGACCATGAAGGTGCCCACCATTGCCACCGTGGAGGCGCTGAACGCGTCCGTGGAGCGCAAGGAGGCCATCGAGAAGATGGAAACCTGCGACAGCGATCCCGAGCTGCTCAAGAAGCTGGCCACCATCAAGCAGGAGGtgacgccacagcagcagcaacagcagcagacgccgcAGCAGCTGAATCCGATATCCATACAGCCGCCACCTGTGTGTGCGCCCACGGAGACGACGGTGTACATTAAGAAGGAGCCGATGGACGATTCGATGGATGCCACGTGCAATCAGAACAGCAACGAGCCGCAGGATCTCAAGGTGAAGATTGAGATCAAGAACGAGGACTCGCTGAAGCACAATGCGGGTGGCATGCCGCCCACGTTGCCTGGTGCGCCCACTGCCCAAATGCATTCCCATTCGATGGCCGGCGGCGACAGTGGGCAGCCGCCACTCGGCGAGCCGCTGCATTTGTCGCATCTGCCGCATggccagcagccgctgcagccacCACCCGCCAGCTATCTGATCGATGGACAGCTGAAGTACGGCCCCCCAGgcggacaacagcagcagcagcagcaacaacagcagcagcagccaccacagccgccgcagctgcaCAGCGATCCGGCTGGCGCGGGTGGCAATGCTCCCGGCGGACCCAACACGCCGCAAAAGTATGCGCCCGAAATGGAGATGAAATTCACGCCGCAGGATCTCAAGTatccgccgccaccgccgctggaCGCACTCAAGTACAGCCAGGAGATGCAAGCGGTGgccgcggcggcagcagcagccgccgccgctgcggctggCAAGTACGACATGAAGTACATGATCGAGCAGCCGGGCAAGTATCCGGTGGAGCTGTCCGCTGCCCATCAGCCGCCATCGAAGCAGGGCTATCAGGACTCGCTGAAGATACCCGACGTCAAGTCGGGCTTTGGCCATCTACCGCACAACATGGCCTCGCAGCTGGATGTGGCACACAAGTACGGACCCCCGCCCACGtcccaggagcagcagcagcagcaacagtcgcagCAGCCGGCGCACCAGGTGCCTCCAGGTGCGACGCCTCCGCCGGGCATTGCCATGCCGAAGCCGCACTATCAGCACGATGTGCAGACGCCGCCACTGGGACGGCCCTTCGAGCCGGGCATGATGCACAAATACGGAGATCCGTTGGTGGGCAAATACGGTCCACCCCAGCCGCAGGATCTGAAGTATCCAATGCCACCCGTGGTCTCCGCTGCCGGTCCCCCCGTGGACGTGAAGCCCTACGGCGAGAATCTGATAAAGTCCTCGCCGTACGGCCCGCCGCCGGAGAGCCCCATCGATGCCTCGTCCCGCTCGACGCCGGGCCAGGACAGTcagggcagcaacagcaattcgCAGCCCTCGTCGATGGccccgcagccgcagcagttcCAGTCGCCGCATCCCTCGCCTCACATGCCTTCACCCGCAGGCGGCGGCCTGCCGCCCGGTATGCATCCCCAAAATCTCATCCACGGCCTGCCGCCGGGTGCGGGCGCTGGCGgaccacagccaccgccaccgcccacatccctgcaccagcagcagtcgtcgaGTGGTCCGCCGGGCATGCATCCGGGCCTGCATCCGGGTCAGCACTCACAGATGTCGGTGGCCTCCTCGATGCCACCCAGCTCGATCGGCATACCGCCGACGCTGTCAACGATGGCGCCCTCCCACATGCATCCCCACATGCATCCGCATCATCTGCAGCAGGTGCTGCATCGGCCGCACGACATGCCACCCAGCATGCACCCGCACGcgcccatgcccatgtcccTGCAGGGACATCCGCAGCACGGCCACGGACTGCcgccccaacagcagcagcagcaacagcagcagcagcagcccggtGGTCCGGCGGGCACTGTGCGCACTCCCTCGCCAGCCCAGCATCCGCCTCGCAGCATGCACGATCCGCAGTCGCGGGAACAGCCGCCCACATCGCAGCCATCGACCACGATGGCTGGCTCTGGAGGTCACGGCAATCCGCACCAATCCCCGCACACGCATCGCACCTCGCCGCTGCCCGGACTGGCGGGGAATGGACATCCGCCGCCGGGTCTGCTTGGCCATCCGATGCCCATACATCCGCACCTGGCGCACCTGCCGCCGGGTCATCCGGCGCACGCGGCACTCGCCCATCCCGGACACCATCTGCTGTCGCATTCGATAGCGGGACTGGGGCCTGGAGGTGGACCCATCGCACTGCTCGCGGGTCCCGGTGGACTGGGCCTGCCCGAGTCCGCGCTCAGTCGTCGCACCCCGCCCAGCCATATGCCCCACTCGCACGTCTCGTCGGCACCGAATACGCCCCATTCGGTGGCCTCGATGACCTCCAGCAGCATGGCCCTCACCACCAGCACGGTGCCATCGTCGGCCTTCAGTCGTGCCAGTCCCAGCGTACAGATCTCGAGTGGAGGAGCCGGATCGGCCGGACCTGGcggtagcggcagcagcaacacgcctggcggcggcaacaactcctcggcagcggcagcagccgcagcggctgcCCATCGAGCCGCCTCCCCAGCCAGCAGTGTGAGCAGCCTGAGTCGCCAGAGTCCACTGCATCCGGTGCCACAATCGCCGCTCAGCCATCATCCCTCATCGTCCGCTCtgtcggcggcagcggcggccgtGGCCGAGCGGGATCGCCATGCGCTGCTGCGTCAGCAGTCGCCGCACATGACGCCGCCACCCGTGTCCAATGCCTCGGGCCTGATGGCCAGTCCGCTGAGCAAGATGTATGCCCCGCAGCCGGGCCAAAGGGGACTGGGAACATCACCGCCGCCGCATCTGCGACCGGGCGCCTCGCCGCCGGTCATCAGGCATCCACagatgccgctgccattgccgctgATTGCGCCGGGCGGCGGCATTCCACAGATCGGAGTGCATCCCGGGCAGTCGCCGTATCCGCATCCGCTGCTGCATCCGTCGGTGTTCTATTCGCCGCATCATCATCCCTTCAACTCGCCCTACGGCTACGCGCCGTACGGGCCTGGTTTCCCGGCCTACATGAAGCCGCCACCACCGTCGGGACCGCTGGATCCTGCCGCTGTGATGGCCGCCCATCATGCCGGCCTCCAGGgtccgccgcagcagcagcagcagcagcggcaggatgAGCAGaatgcagcagccgctgctgcggccagAGATGCAGCCGAGAAGCAGCATCACCAAGCGgcggccgcagcggcagccaaacagcagcagcagcagcaacaacagcagcaacaacagcagcagcagcaacagcagatgaagggcccgcagcagcagcagcagcagggcggtCAACCGCCCAACAAGCCGCCGACGCCAAAGACACCCCAGGGTCCGGGTGGACCGGGTGTGCCAGTCGGCATGGGTGGCCCTGGAACGCCAACGGGCCTGCCGCCAGGTGCCTATCCGGGCTCCCATATGCCCGGCTATCCGCCTGGTCCGCCGCACGGTTCCCCCTTTGCCCCGCAAGATGGTCAGCCGCACGGCATGAAGCCCACTTCCCACATGGACGCGCTGCGAGCGCACGCACACTCGGCCAATTCGTCGGGCATGGGCGGTGGCCATCATCCAACGGAGCCAT TGCCCATTGACATTGAGCCGGATCCGGAGCCAGAGATACCCAGTCCCACGCACAATATACAACGTGGACCCAGTCCCGAGGCCAAGCCGGACGATACCGAATGCCATCGCTCGCAGTCTGCCAT ATTTGTGCGTCACATTGATCGCGGTGATTACAATTCCTGCACGAGAACGGATTTGATATTCAAGCCAGTGGCCGACTCGAAGCTAGCACGCAAGCGTGAGGAACGCGACCGCAAGCTGGCCGAGAAGGAGCGCGAAAGGCGGCAG cagcagcaacaacagcaacagcagcagcaacaacagcaggcagcagccgcccaaCAGGCGGCACAGCAGGCCAAAATGAAGGCGGAACTGAAGCCCCCGTATGCGGATACGCCAGCACTGCGACAGCTATCCGAATATGCACGCCCACATGTCGCCTTCAG TCCTGTTGAACAGATGGTGCCATATCATCATCCAATGGGCCCCATGTACAGAGAGAG GGAACTGGAGGAGATCAAGAACGCACAAGCCGCTGCGGCGAGTCAATCCCGCATCGATCCGCACTGGATGGAGTACTACAGACG cGGCATACATCCCTCACAGTTCCCACTCTATGCGAATCCAGCGATATCGCAAATGGAGAGGGAACGTTTGGGTATACCGCCACCGCATCACGTAGGCCTTGATCCGGGCGAGCACATGGTGCGTATG ATACGATTGACGAGAGAATATCATGCACACTCTCATACTCATTTACATTTGCCTTTGCATCCACAGCCGCAACCACCGGAGGCCGGTTTCCAACTGCCAC cgaatGTTGGACAATATCCACGCCCAAATATGCTTATACCTAGGGAGCCGCATTCGGATGTGCTGCTGAGGATGTCGTATGCCGATCAATTACAG TATTTGCAGGCCGCCGAATTCCAGCGACAATCGCTGCACGATCAATACTTTAG ACAACGGCCCAGATAA